One Jeotgalicoccus saudimassiliensis DNA window includes the following coding sequences:
- a CDS encoding Na+/H+ antiporter subunit A — protein sequence MTLIHLAIFLPVIAAVAIAIIYRYVKDVHLGWFVLPIPAVIAAYLFSLIPSVADNQVFHHTLNLMPRIGLNFDVYIDGLGLLFAILISGIGSLVVLYSIGYLSKDERLGNFYVYLLIFMTAMLGVVLSDNVLMLYFFWELTSISSFLLIAFWFTKDKSVYGAQKSMLITFFGGFMMLGGFIILSIITGSFSIREMIANVDLITASPLAPLAVVLILLGAFTKSAQFPFYIWLPDAMEAPTPVSAYLHSATMVKAGLYLVARFTPVFAFSELWVWLILVTGLVTLFWGSFNAVKKDDLKAVLAFSTVSQLGMIMSLLGVGALAVASGANEQLFTVAVVAAVFHIINHATFKGALFMVAGILDHETGTRSIRKLGGLMTLMPITFTMTIITSLSMAGLPPFNGFLSKELFLEAMFEISQANFSALAEWSVLFPILAIAGSIFTFVYSIKLIHGVFFGKRTHDTPKEPHEAPALLLASPIILSSLVIIFGLFPNILSGSIIDPAAMSILASDTALNTKISHWHGFNNPALWATVAVVVIGAALYLFRNSWMFIYDYHKEQFTLNYLYDQGLIYSELGSAKATDGIMTGFLREYMVYIFGFFVVIGVITTFYAGLPIVFDNFAEVGLQDMALVIIMLVSLAIIMMTRSRMVSIIMLGAIGFSMALFFAFFRAPDLALTQLAIETVTTTLFLVCFYHLPKRSKHEESMQFKFINFIVSVGVGVIVILFGLAAYSNRLFDSISQYHIDNVYELAAGGNMVNVILVDFRGYDTLMETLVFGIAGIGIYALMKAKVSRKDDDNEEHA from the coding sequence TTGACATTGATACATTTAGCAATATTTCTGCCTGTAATTGCTGCGGTCGCAATCGCAATAATATACAGGTATGTTAAAGATGTACATCTCGGTTGGTTTGTTTTACCTATTCCGGCTGTGATAGCTGCATACTTATTTAGCTTAATACCTTCTGTTGCGGATAATCAAGTTTTCCATCATACATTGAATTTAATGCCCCGGATCGGGCTGAATTTTGACGTCTACATAGATGGTCTCGGCTTACTATTCGCAATACTGATTTCTGGTATAGGCTCACTGGTAGTTTTATATTCTATCGGTTACCTTTCTAAAGACGAAAGACTGGGTAATTTTTATGTCTATCTTCTTATTTTTATGACGGCAATGCTTGGAGTGGTATTGAGCGATAACGTACTTATGCTCTATTTTTTCTGGGAGCTCACTTCAATTTCAAGTTTCCTGCTGATTGCATTCTGGTTTACGAAAGATAAATCGGTTTACGGTGCACAGAAATCCATGCTGATTACTTTCTTCGGCGGATTTATGATGCTCGGCGGATTCATTATACTTTCTATTATTACAGGTTCGTTCAGTATAAGGGAAATGATTGCTAACGTTGATTTAATTACGGCAAGTCCGCTTGCTCCATTGGCAGTTGTGTTAATTCTGCTCGGTGCATTTACTAAATCAGCACAATTCCCGTTCTACATCTGGCTGCCGGACGCTATGGAAGCCCCGACTCCTGTCAGTGCTTACCTTCACTCAGCTACGATGGTTAAAGCAGGTCTTTACCTGGTTGCAAGATTCACACCCGTTTTCGCATTCAGCGAACTGTGGGTATGGCTGATTCTCGTTACAGGACTCGTCACATTGTTCTGGGGATCATTCAACGCAGTTAAAAAAGACGACTTAAAAGCTGTGCTTGCATTCTCAACTGTTTCACAGCTGGGTATGATTATGAGTCTTCTCGGTGTTGGTGCGCTCGCTGTTGCAAGCGGTGCCAATGAGCAGCTCTTTACAGTGGCAGTCGTTGCTGCAGTGTTCCACATTATCAACCATGCAACATTTAAAGGTGCGCTGTTCATGGTGGCGGGTATTCTCGACCACGAAACAGGCACGCGCAGTATTAGAAAACTCGGCGGTCTGATGACTTTAATGCCTATTACTTTTACGATGACGATAATTACATCCTTATCGATGGCAGGTCTGCCGCCGTTTAACGGATTCCTGTCTAAAGAGTTATTCCTTGAGGCAATGTTTGAAATCAGCCAGGCAAACTTCAGCGCGCTTGCTGAATGGAGCGTCCTGTTCCCGATACTTGCTATCGCCGGAAGTATTTTCACATTTGTGTATTCAATCAAATTAATTCACGGCGTATTCTTTGGTAAACGTACACACGATACACCGAAGGAACCCCACGAAGCACCGGCTCTGCTGCTCGCTTCACCGATTATTTTATCATCGCTGGTTATTATTTTCGGCCTGTTCCCGAACATTCTGTCAGGCAGCATTATTGACCCGGCAGCAATGAGCATTCTTGCTTCGGATACAGCTTTAAATACGAAAATTTCACATTGGCACGGGTTTAACAACCCGGCACTCTGGGCAACAGTTGCGGTCGTAGTAATCGGAGCGGCACTGTACTTATTCAGAAACAGCTGGATGTTTATATACGACTATCATAAGGAACAGTTTACGCTGAACTACCTCTACGATCAGGGGTTAATCTACAGCGAACTGGGTTCTGCAAAAGCTACAGACGGTATCATGACCGGTTTCCTGAGAGAATATATGGTTTATATTTTTGGATTCTTCGTAGTAATCGGAGTAATCACTACATTCTATGCTGGTCTGCCTATCGTTTTTGATAACTTTGCCGAAGTCGGTCTACAGGATATGGCACTCGTTATAATTATGCTTGTGTCACTAGCAATTATTATGATGACACGTTCACGCATGGTATCGATTATTATGCTCGGTGCAATCGGCTTTTCAATGGCACTGTTCTTTGCGTTCTTCAGAGCGCCGGACCTTGCGCTGACTCAGCTGGCAATTGAAACTGTTACGACGACGTTATTCCTCGTATGTTTCTATCATCTGCCTAAACGTTCAAAACATGAAGAAAGTATGCAATTCAAGTTCATAAACTTTATCGTGTCGGTAGGTGTCGGCGTCATCGTAATACTTTTCGGTCTCGCTGCCTACTCAAACCGCCTGTTTGATTCAATCAGTCAGTACCACATTGACAATGTGTACGAGCTGGCAGCCGGTGGGAACATGGTAAACGTTATACTCGTTGACTTCCGTGGATACGATACTCTGATGGAAACACTGGTATTCGGTATTGCGGGAATCGGAATTTATGCTTTAATGAAAGCAAAAGTATCCAGAAAGGATGATGATAATGAAGAGCACGCTTAA
- a CDS encoding peptidylprolyl isomerase has product MAYSQLTTELLEGETKAVIKTNMGDVTVKLLNNVAPKTVENFVTHAKNKYYDGLIFHRVIKDFMIQGGDPTGTGMGGESIWGQAFEDEFSTDAFNLYGALSMANAGPNTNGSQFFIVQLKDVPADMISQLEGAGYPAEIIESYKENGGTPWLDQRHTVFGHVIEGMDIIEKIADVETGRQDKPVEDVIIETIEVTE; this is encoded by the coding sequence ATGGCATATTCACAGTTAACAACAGAGCTTTTAGAAGGAGAAACTAAAGCGGTAATTAAAACAAACATGGGTGACGTAACAGTTAAACTGTTAAATAACGTTGCGCCGAAAACTGTAGAAAACTTCGTGACACATGCAAAAAATAAATACTACGACGGTTTAATTTTCCACAGAGTGATTAAAGACTTCATGATCCAGGGCGGAGATCCGACTGGAACAGGTATGGGCGGAGAAAGTATTTGGGGACAGGCTTTTGAAGATGAATTCTCAACAGATGCATTCAACCTTTACGGTGCGCTGTCAATGGCAAACGCAGGGCCGAACACAAACGGTTCACAATTCTTTATCGTTCAGCTGAAAGATGTACCGGCTGATATGATTTCCCAGCTTGAAGGTGCAGGCTACCCTGCTGAAATTATCGAAAGCTACAAAGAAAACGGCGGAACACCTTGGCTTGACCAGAGACATACTGTTTTCGGCCACGTTATCGAAGGAATGGATATTATCGAGAAGATTGCGGATGTTGAAACAGGCAGACAGGATAAGCCGGTTGAAGATGTAATCATCGAAACGATCGAAGTAACTGAATAA
- the ygs gene encoding S1 domain-containing post-transcriptional regulator Ygs, with translation MAKKYRIGQFVKVKITGIQSYGAFVKTPDNRDGLIHISEVMNDYVHDVNQYLSKGQIVKAKIVSIDENGKISLSLKENEYFKNEEKKRDKRSVLEKIKDSEKYGFQTLAERMPVWIEEAKERMKE, from the coding sequence ATGGCAAAAAAATACCGGATCGGCCAGTTCGTCAAAGTGAAAATTACTGGTATTCAGTCGTACGGTGCTTTTGTCAAAACTCCTGATAATCGTGATGGTCTGATCCATATATCTGAAGTGATGAACGATTACGTCCACGATGTGAATCAATATTTATCAAAAGGCCAAATAGTAAAGGCTAAAATTGTCAGCATTGATGAGAACGGCAAAATCAGTTTATCACTGAAAGAAAACGAATACTTTAAGAACGAAGAGAAAAAAAGAGACAAGCGTTCTGTATTGGAGAAGATCAAAGATAGCGAGAAATACGGCTTCCAGACGCTGGCCGAAAGAATGCCGGTCTGGATAGAAGAGGCAAAAGAACGTATGAAAGAATAA
- a CDS encoding ornithine--oxo-acid transaminase: protein MRTEEIIKQTERHDTDIYKPLPIVISEAEGVWVKDPEGNKYMDMLSAYSAVNQGHRHPKIIQALKDQADKVTLTSRSFHVDCLGDWFEKLSKISGKERVLPMNTGAEAVESAVKAARRWAYEVKGVPDNQAEVIAMKNNFHGRTMIPMSMSSEPEYRRGFGPLGDGFQIVNYGDPEALEDAINDNTAAVILEPIQGEAGVNIPPAGYLKKVREICDRNNVLFISDEIQAGLGRAGKMFATDWDDVVPDMYILGKALGGGVFPVSVVLGDDEVLGVLNEGSHGSTFGGNPLAARVSEAALDVLIDEKLADRSIELGEYLLNELKKIKHESIVDIRGKGLFIGLELDKSARGFCEQLKDEGVLCKETHGTVVRFAPPLVVTKEELDWALDKVKKVFSKDTF from the coding sequence ATGAGAACTGAAGAAATTATTAAACAGACAGAACGGCACGATACGGATATTTACAAGCCGTTGCCAATTGTAATTTCAGAAGCTGAGGGCGTATGGGTTAAAGATCCGGAAGGTAACAAATATATGGATATGCTGAGTGCATATTCTGCGGTGAATCAGGGGCACCGTCATCCGAAAATTATCCAGGCTCTAAAAGACCAGGCGGATAAAGTGACGCTGACATCAAGATCATTCCATGTGGATTGTCTCGGCGACTGGTTTGAAAAGCTCAGCAAAATCTCAGGCAAGGAAAGAGTGCTCCCGATGAATACAGGCGCTGAAGCGGTTGAGTCTGCAGTCAAAGCGGCGAGACGCTGGGCGTATGAAGTTAAAGGGGTGCCCGACAACCAGGCGGAAGTTATTGCCATGAAGAACAACTTCCACGGCAGAACGATGATTCCAATGTCGATGTCGTCGGAACCGGAATACCGGAGAGGTTTCGGACCGCTCGGTGACGGTTTCCAAATCGTGAATTACGGCGATCCGGAAGCATTGGAAGATGCAATCAATGACAACACGGCAGCAGTCATTCTGGAACCGATTCAAGGGGAAGCGGGCGTTAATATTCCGCCGGCAGGATATCTTAAAAAAGTAAGAGAAATCTGTGACCGCAACAACGTTCTGTTTATTTCCGATGAAATTCAGGCAGGACTCGGCCGGGCAGGTAAAATGTTCGCAACGGACTGGGATGACGTAGTACCGGATATGTATATTTTAGGAAAAGCGCTCGGCGGAGGGGTATTCCCGGTATCAGTAGTTCTCGGTGACGATGAAGTGCTCGGTGTACTTAATGAGGGATCTCACGGTTCCACATTCGGCGGGAACCCGCTGGCAGCGAGAGTATCTGAAGCAGCACTTGATGTGCTGATCGACGAAAAGCTGGCCGACCGCTCAATTGAGCTTGGTGAATACCTGCTTAATGAACTTAAGAAAATCAAACATGAATCAATCGTGGACATTCGCGGCAAAGGGCTCTTTATCGGTTTAGAGCTGGATAAGAGTGCACGTGGATTCTGTGAGCAGCTGAAAGATGAAGGGGTGCTGTGCAAAGAAACTCACGGTACTGTTGTGAGGTTTGCACCGCCGCTTGTAGTAACTAAAGAAGAACTCGACTGGGCCCTCGATAAAGTTAAAAAAGTTTTTAGCAAAGATACTTTCTAA